Genomic DNA from Salvia miltiorrhiza cultivar Shanhuang (shh) chromosome 1, IMPLAD_Smil_shh, whole genome shotgun sequence:
GATCAATCCCTTTTCATACATGAAACACTTGAATCCACAAAACATAATGTACACTTAAACACTTTCCCTGCATCATTATCATCAAGATTTCAAAATTCTCAGACAGGCAACGGCAGGGTGACAAGGAGTTGGCCATTCATCATACtgcaaaaaatcaaaatcagatGCATAAACGGTTAGACCTAGACGTCGTAAGAGATGGGGCATCCGGTTCTAAACATCCGGACAAAGACCTTGGATTATTACCTCTTGATGTAGTAGTAACAGAAATCTGCTAAGATGAATGTCTGAACAGCTTCTGATAGAAGAACCATGGGAAGCCATGCATAGCTAGCTCCAACCAGGAACAAGTATGTCCCAGCAGAATCATACACCTGCAAATTCAATGTCTCTTTAGTCCATTTTTTTGGAAGGGATTGCATGACTAGGCCTGGGAAAATTTCACACACTCACCTTGATGATCCAATGAGCACATCCTAGAAATCTTGCAACACCGAGTGCAAATACATAATTGGCTGTAAATGGCTCGATCATCTGAAATGGGATTGAACCGAAGTTAGACAGCATTCATATGTAGATAGAAATCTGTGAAAGGTTTTAATGTAGACGGACCTTGGTGTTCTGCATCATCCGAAGTTGTGGCAGCACACAGATGGACTCCAAGTACACGGAGAACGCCCACAGCATCCGGCCAACGTGTGCGTGGTGCGTGTAAGGATGGATGAACAGGGCTAGAATTGCAGGAGGCACCGCCTGCAAAAGAGAGGAGATCATGCTCGAGCGTGAAGAAGCTATTTATGATCTATTCAACACTAAGCTACATTTCATCGCATTGCAAGCACCACCACATTCAACAACAAAGCAACTTCAGCAAAGCAATAACACCTGTTGTTTAATTATGTATACTAACAATACTAACAACAGAATTTCGAATCCAAAAGTGTTGTGAgaaatgaataaatcaatacaaATTAACAAGGAGAGATTGGGGAAGAAAGTGATGGCAAGAGATGTATACCACATAATACAAGGGCATATTGTCCAAGTCTGCAATGTAGGTCGACTTCAACTTGAACCTCATCATGTATACGACCCACAACGTTGCCACAAGCGTTAGGAAATCGAGAAAAGTGTGAATGTCGCCCTCCATGAACAAACTGCAGCATAACCTTGCAGCCAAGAACATGGCAGTGAGTTCTTGTGTCTTCAGAGACAGGCCTACAAGCCACATGATCGAGAAGATATATATCATCAGAGACATAGAAGAAAATGAAAGATTTCTTCATTTAAAAGTTCTCAGTGAGGAATTGGGCTTAAATATTGAGGAGACATATATTCTTTCAGATTGCTTAAACATTGAGAGTTAATATTGAGGAGACATATATTCTTTCAGATTAGTACTATGAGAAAAGCACTAATTAAGAGTGAATTGATGAAATAGACATTTTGCTATTATAAAGATAAGAAAGTAGCCATTAAGATAAAACAGCCACTCCTACAATTTAacctttttattataatattcaCACTCGTGAGGCTCCTTAGTCGTGTATTGGCCTTCTTTTACatataattcacaaccagaatgtttcttagttgtgaattcacccTATTTTTGCCCATAAGTCACACCCATGAAGCTTCTTAGTCATGAATTGACTATATTTTACTTATAATTTACAATCAAGAACCCTCTTCGTGAATTAAAGGCTAATTCATGTGAACAACCTTTTTTAaatctttttgttatttttatggctaatttttagttttataataagaaaataactAGTTTGATGTATTAACTCAAAGGGTCtcctttataataataataaaaaaaactcaaaGGGACTAATGCTCATATATTTGAACAGATCTTTCTGTTGTGTTGCATTAAGCAATTAGTATTTCGGTAGGAGCCGCCGATTCTGCTACATTTATATGTTACAGTAGAGTATAAAATTTTAGATTCATCTAGCATCAATTCATTTAATGAACTAACATAGTACTAATATACTCACAAATGTGAATTTATGATTCGATCTAATACAATTATATACACGTGGGCGTGGTGTGCTTTGGTAATAGTAATGAAATACGAAAAAGTCCTAAGAAATCCTGCATTAGTTTCGACTGAAAAACTTAAATACTTTATTTTCGGAGGTTAATTAATGGAAGAGTGGCTCAAAATTCTTACCTTGATCATGTAAAATTGAACCGCAAAATCACTGTtgcaaataaaaaagaaaaatagaattgTCGATACAAACAAGACATTAAACGAAAATTTCCGATTCACAGGCAAGATTTTTTTCACCAAAAATTTACTgcagaaatttaaaaatcacaGCCAGAAACggagaaatcaaacatcaatCAAGAGctgagaagagaagaagaaaacgATCCAGCAAAAACAGTACCTGAGCACGATTTTTTAGTAGTGAGCTTGTAAATGAGGACCAAAATCCCGGCGAAATGGATGGATTCAGAGGCGATGAAGAAGTGGTTGTGGTCGTGGACGAGCAGCTTGAGCGCCACCAGCGCCGCCACCGTCGTCACCGCCGCCAGGAAAGTCTTGACCTTCGTTGACTGCCGACGCACCCACGCGAACAGCTTGTTCAGCGGCGCGCTCCTCTTCCTCCCCATCGCCACAAAAATCTGAAAAAACTCGAATTTCTTTTACTATCGAAAACAAAAAGCAGAAATTATATATGGAATTGAAGATTATCACAAATGAATGTGTGCGTAAGGGAAGAAGGCGTTGAATTTCAGGTGACACGAATAGGGCATGCAGTTGAGGAGGTCGGATCACAGTGGCAATAAatggtggggtggggtgggtaggGAGGGTGCAACGCCGTAACGGAGTCATAATGCGTTGTTTGGCCGTTGATTATTTTTACACTATCTTTGAAATTATTGAAaatgttatttttaaattttaatttattaattaattattcctTAAATTATTGGTTTTTGACTTTTAATGTGGCTATATGAATTgtcataatatattattatttttttttttaacaaagatGCCATGTcattagaaaataaaaacacatgaATACATTTTCGTGCAATTGAAGCATTATTCCCAagactataaataaataagtaaaacgTTGTTTCTTACTCTTTTCACGCTGATGAAGAAGATAGTGTGTTACTTTGTTTTATGAGATTTTGCTTTTATCAAACTAGGGAAATGCTTACCGCTTAATATTGAATCATTTTACAACTACTTGTTTTTTTATACATTTCCGATTTCCTGCATTGTTTATGTTGTTACGGATCATTTGGAAAAATTTACTTCCCCCCTTGCCAAATGATACTAATTTATCTTGCCAAAATCATTGTAATATTTTAACGTGAATTACTGAATTTCGATCATATTCTAATTTTGATACAAACTTAAAACTATCTGATAATTAatgaactttaattaatttgattttgctaACAATTACTGAACTTTTAGTGTAAATTATTGAACATTGATCAAGATTACGATTAAGCACACTAACttgaataaatttttaatttaatttaattttgctaATAAAGCTAGAATTTGTCGCGGTTTATTTGTCAAACCAGAAACCAcaacttctttttcttttgaacAGAAACCACAACTTAATTATCAATAAATTATAGACAGTGTTTTGATTAGGTGAAAATTAAGTCGTTTTATTCGTTGGCTATCTCAAATTTTTAAGTTGTCATATATGTTAACATTATATTGACTCAAAATTCAACTTGTTAGCAAAATCCGATGATTGGTGTGTGTACTAATTAGAATATGATCAAAATTCTATCATTTATAGACTGTTATCCTAAAAACATTACTTCCCCATcgccacaaaaaaaaaaaaaaaaactcggaAAAATAATGACTTACTTTTCTAACGAAATAGAGTgtcttactcattcctcatttacactacaaagaagggataatattattcctcaaaaaatagtgtgataatattatctctctttTGTAGTGTAGATGAGGAATATGTAAAGGTTAAGTAGgaaatgtgaaaaaagaaaaagagaatttgaagggtgaatttttttttttttttctcatgataaatttacaaccaacgAGAACGCACCATAAAAAGAAGGGAATGATATATGGAGTTGAAGATTATCGCAGATGAATGTGAAGGGAAGAAGGCGTTGAATTTCAGTTGACACGAGTAGGCCATGCAGTGGAGTGGGGACGGCGTAACGGAGTGATATTTAATGCGTTGTTTGGCCGTTGATTTGGACAGTTTGTGGAAGATTAAATCCGcttggattttattttatttttaaaatttatatttggaGATAATATGTTTTTTGTGGATGCATGGGATTTTGTCGGAAGATGGGAATATGAAAAGTGGAGTaattaaagggaaaaaataattgaagaaaattttggTTATTTTTACGGATGATTGCTAAATAAAATATGCATTTTGctcgatttttttaaaactcgatATATTGTAATTTGATAGTACAATTACCTTTTTGATTTGTGAAAAATTTGGCATGCCAATTTTCTCGACGAAATTTATCTGATATAATACCGTTGAAATGACGTTTTAATACTGAAGAAATCGATAATGTGTATTGGCTGAAACCAAATCTTAATATTGTTATTTAGTTTCCCAAATTTAACCTTGTAAACATTTTTGAAGAATGTATGCTGTTTCGGCTTTCGTTTTAGATATACATTATTGTTTTTGAAAGGACAAAAGAGAGCATTGTTTCAACGTTTGGTTGTTAATAAAATGGATATTATAGGCAACTAATTCTGCAACTAACTCACGAACAAGTAGACTTTGGTAACCTATCAAAGAAATTAATAACACTCTCTTCAAATTTATGGTACTAATTGACAAGCTACAGAATTGATCTTGACCGAAGAAATCACCGGGCAAAAATCTGCATCTGCAATTGTGAACAGATTTTCCGGCGGATAAATACGAGCAGGAGAATTATAAAGACACGAAACCACGAAGAATCCGGTCCTGGCCACGTGCAGTCGATCTCGCCTAGATCCGCTGCCATTCAAGATCCGCAACCATGTACGCGCCCATCTCCGATCGGTGCCCAGGTTCGCAGCCTTGAGGACCTTGAGGACCCTCCAAGATCCGCGCCAAGGAGAGCTTGCCGCTTGTCTCAAATTCAACGTTTGATCAGAGAGCCATCCTTCCTTCTCCATTCCGGCAGTTGGGGTTTGCCGTTTCCTTCGGCAGTCGGCCCTTCTTCACTAAGCTAAGTCTAACTTTCTCAATGTTGTAAAGTATCTCATGGATTTTTGAGGTAGATGAACAttgattatgctaaatatggatgCGAACTGAATTGAATGCTCGAGATAGAAAATTACCACGATTGTGCTCAACTGATTGGTGT
This window encodes:
- the LOC131023115 gene encoding uncharacterized protein LOC131023115, with protein sequence MGRKRSAPLNKLFAWVRRQSTKVKTFLAAVTTVAALVALKLLVHDHNHFFIASESIHFAGILVLIYKLTTKKSCSGLSLKTQELTAMFLAARLCCSLFMEGDIHTFLDFLTLVATLWVVYMMRFKLKSTYIADLDNMPLYYVAVPPAILALFIHPYTHHAHVGRMLWAFSVYLESICVLPQLRMMQNTKMIEPFTANYVFALGVARFLGCAHWIIKVYDSAGTYLFLVGASYAWLPMVLLSEAVQTFILADFCYYYIKSMMNGQLLVTLPLPV